A portion of the Thalassotalea sp. LPB0316 genome contains these proteins:
- a CDS encoding BatD family protein: protein MLQRLLLTLFLLAMTLHLHAATLEELVEQEKVSVDIKLVESGELVVGQELTVTLTFATQTWFKGANRFTLPEIPNAVVVQRDTFGSNETQRINGETWVMQHKRFSVFPQTSGRFEIPAIKIDMKVFVPGVGDVSGEVYSKPLNFEVSVPAELAFVDTWWPAKSFKVSEQWDKSFDVLKPGFSIERTITIEADGLLAMMLPEINHPPIKGLAHYVKPPQLLDDNTRGNKLAKRIQKIDYVVEESGEVVIPSVEFTWYNTESQTVEYITIEAQVVELGQLSPKEKLIKLAKQMANYWQELVVGLLIFIVLIYAWKKLSIKRVKPRYQASKVKGQLAQASHDKNARRFIKWAYVYLDWFSGADKVNLLRAEKIDSNTSLNGCFDSVFAEQGKQPVKLTSALKYVLKTKRVAGKSTQRVDLSMNPKD from the coding sequence ATGTTACAACGCTTATTGTTGACCCTTTTTTTATTGGCGATGACGCTGCACCTCCATGCAGCAACACTTGAAGAACTCGTTGAACAAGAAAAAGTCTCTGTTGATATCAAGCTTGTCGAGTCAGGTGAGCTTGTTGTCGGTCAAGAGTTAACGGTTACTTTAACATTCGCCACACAAACTTGGTTTAAAGGGGCCAATCGCTTTACCTTACCTGAGATCCCTAATGCCGTTGTCGTTCAGCGAGATACCTTCGGTAGCAATGAAACTCAGCGAATTAATGGCGAAACTTGGGTAATGCAGCACAAGCGTTTTTCTGTTTTTCCTCAAACGAGTGGTCGCTTTGAAATTCCTGCTATCAAAATCGATATGAAGGTATTTGTACCCGGAGTAGGCGATGTATCAGGCGAAGTTTACTCGAAGCCCTTGAATTTTGAAGTTTCTGTGCCAGCTGAATTAGCCTTTGTTGATACGTGGTGGCCAGCAAAATCGTTTAAGGTATCTGAACAGTGGGATAAGTCATTTGACGTGTTAAAACCGGGTTTTTCGATTGAAAGAACGATTACTATCGAAGCTGATGGTTTACTCGCAATGATGCTACCAGAGATAAATCATCCGCCAATTAAGGGGCTTGCTCATTATGTTAAGCCGCCTCAATTACTTGATGACAACACTCGCGGTAATAAGCTAGCTAAACGTATTCAAAAAATTGATTATGTTGTCGAGGAAAGTGGTGAAGTGGTTATTCCAAGTGTCGAGTTCACTTGGTATAACACTGAAAGTCAAACCGTTGAGTATATTACGATAGAGGCGCAAGTCGTTGAGCTAGGTCAACTATCTCCAAAAGAGAAATTAATAAAGTTAGCTAAACAAATGGCTAATTATTGGCAGGAATTAGTTGTCGGTTTACTTATTTTTATTGTACTTATATACGCCTGGAAGAAGCTGAGTATCAAGCGAGTCAAACCGCGTTACCAGGCGAGTAAAGTTAAAGGCCAATTAGCTCAAGCAAGTCACGATAAAAACGCGCGTCGGTTTATCAAATGGGCATATGTTTACCTAGACTGGTTTAGTGGAGCTGATAAGGTTAACCTTTTAAGAGCGGAAAAAATTGACAGTAATACGTCATTAAATGGTTGTTTTGACTCGGTTTTTGCTGAACAGGGTAAACAGCCAGTTAAATTGACATCAGCGTTGAAATACGTACTAAAAACTAAACGAGTTGCTGGTAAATCAACCCAGCGTGTTGATTTATCGATGAACCCAAAAGATTAA
- a CDS encoding vWA domain-containing protein, with protein sequence MLETLFPDQFFQQFHFLRPWWGLLFIVLGYLIWKNSQSQDKRDKQNKAFAPHIYDQLVANKEANKTFSPKFMAWVLLATIIVVMMGPSWQRQPSPFLEDASVLFVVLDASESMATEDIQPSRIERAKHKIEDLLNQRDSGYTSLIVYAGSAHTVLPLTNDKDILINYLSGVTPEIMPKQGKFADNALAIIEQVPIDDTTPATVLLISDGLTETDQKAFTAFFDKYPYQLLVYGVGLTQQEQDAQGVSYATLDERSLTALASDTGGYYQKITIDKTDVDTLVSKTKNFFVVADEKHAPWIDGGYWLIFPAMLFYLLWFRKGWSIRWTSFVFALVLLPSTPSYAQETSFIEQWVTPNQQGQWYFYTGQYGKAARAFENTHWKATSYYMNEEWELAAQYFSRLKTKEARFALGNSYAHNESYWEAEEVYLDLLEEYPNWPEVQNNLKLVRVIIEARDLMSESQQQDMEEQSESSQEAENDKFHKSKGRKEEVRGKQVEVKQYSADEILNDAALNKMWMKNVQKDPAAFLANKFQAQVNNRGSQ encoded by the coding sequence ATGTTAGAAACCCTTTTTCCAGATCAGTTCTTTCAACAGTTTCACTTTTTGCGCCCATGGTGGGGCTTATTGTTTATTGTGCTTGGTTACTTAATATGGAAAAACAGCCAAAGCCAAGATAAACGAGATAAGCAAAATAAAGCGTTTGCACCTCATATTTATGACCAGTTGGTCGCGAATAAAGAAGCCAATAAAACGTTTTCGCCCAAATTCATGGCTTGGGTTTTACTTGCCACCATTATTGTTGTGATGATGGGACCCAGTTGGCAACGCCAACCTTCGCCATTTTTAGAAGATGCGTCAGTGTTATTTGTTGTACTTGATGCAAGCGAGTCGATGGCAACGGAAGATATTCAGCCTTCTCGCATTGAACGAGCAAAACACAAAATCGAAGATTTACTCAATCAACGAGACAGTGGCTACACCAGTCTCATTGTTTATGCTGGTAGCGCACATACTGTATTGCCATTAACCAATGACAAAGATATTTTGATTAATTATTTGTCGGGGGTTACACCTGAAATTATGCCTAAGCAGGGCAAGTTTGCCGATAATGCGCTTGCTATTATTGAGCAAGTACCGATTGACGATACAACACCGGCAACGGTTCTGCTTATTTCTGATGGCTTAACTGAGACTGACCAAAAAGCGTTTACCGCGTTTTTTGATAAATACCCATATCAATTATTGGTTTATGGTGTTGGTCTTACCCAGCAAGAGCAAGATGCTCAAGGCGTGAGTTATGCAACGTTAGACGAGCGCTCACTGACTGCTTTAGCAAGTGATACCGGTGGCTATTATCAAAAAATTACCATCGATAAAACAGACGTAGACACACTAGTGAGTAAAACGAAAAACTTTTTCGTTGTCGCTGATGAAAAACACGCACCTTGGATTGATGGTGGCTATTGGCTCATTTTTCCTGCAATGCTGTTTTATTTACTGTGGTTTAGAAAGGGGTGGAGTATTCGGTGGACGAGTTTTGTCTTTGCTTTGGTCTTGTTGCCATCGACACCTTCTTACGCGCAAGAAACTAGCTTTATTGAACAATGGGTAACACCGAATCAACAAGGGCAGTGGTATTTTTACACCGGCCAATATGGCAAAGCAGCGCGAGCATTTGAAAATACTCATTGGAAAGCAACCTCTTATTATATGAACGAGGAATGGGAGTTGGCAGCACAATACTTCTCTCGTTTAAAAACGAAAGAAGCGCGTTTTGCCCTCGGTAATTCGTATGCCCACAATGAAAGCTATTGGGAAGCTGAAGAAGTGTATTTGGATTTACTCGAGGAATATCCCAACTGGCCAGAGGTGCAAAACAACCTTAAGCTGGTTCGAGTCATTATCGAGGCTAGAGATTTGATGAGTGAATCTCAACAACAAGATATGGAAGAGCAGTCTGAAAGTTCGCAAGAAGCAGAAAATGATAAATTCCATAAGTCTAAGGGGCGTAAGGAAGAGGTTCGGGGTAAGCAGGTGGAAGTCAAACAATATAGCGCTGACGAAATTCTCAATGATGCGGCGCTAAATAAGATGTGGATGAAAAACGTGCAAAAAGATCCCGCTGCTTTTCTGGCCAATAAGTTCCAAGCTCAAGTGAATAATAGGGGGAGTCAGTGA
- a CDS encoding AAA family ATPase: MTTLLDQVKALQAEVNQSVLGQEKLVNALTIALLTNGNVLLEGLPGTAKTRSIRTLAKVLTANLGRIQFTPDLLPSDVTGTEVYQEVEGKPTLTFKEGPIFNNLVLADEINRAPAKVQAALLEAMEERQVTVMGKSYKLPPLFMVLATQNPIEQEGTYPLPEAQMDRFAMKINLDYPDDEAELSIIRLVRGEEAQQSHTPVQVEQEVIFQAREAVTSMHISEDVEKYIVAIIMATRKPERYTDSPLKDWIAVGSSPRATITLDKCARAQAWLNGKDYVDPDDVRSIVADVLRHRIALSYEAQADGVTTDDVISEIIKQVAVI; this comes from the coding sequence ATGACAACGTTACTAGATCAAGTAAAAGCGCTTCAAGCAGAAGTCAATCAGTCAGTACTGGGCCAAGAAAAGTTAGTCAATGCACTAACAATTGCGTTATTAACTAACGGTAATGTCTTGCTAGAAGGTTTACCTGGTACAGCAAAAACTCGTTCGATAAGAACCCTTGCTAAAGTGCTTACTGCTAACTTAGGGCGTATTCAATTCACACCTGACTTACTGCCGTCAGATGTTACAGGTACAGAGGTTTATCAAGAAGTAGAAGGCAAACCGACGCTAACCTTTAAAGAGGGGCCTATCTTTAATAACTTAGTCCTTGCTGATGAGATTAACCGTGCGCCTGCTAAGGTACAAGCCGCCTTGCTTGAAGCGATGGAAGAGCGCCAAGTTACCGTGATGGGCAAAAGCTACAAACTGCCGCCACTATTTATGGTACTGGCGACACAAAACCCCATTGAGCAGGAAGGGACGTATCCGTTACCTGAAGCACAAATGGATCGCTTTGCCATGAAAATCAACTTAGATTACCCAGACGATGAAGCTGAATTATCGATTATTCGCTTAGTTCGTGGTGAAGAAGCTCAACAATCTCATACACCTGTTCAAGTTGAGCAAGAGGTCATTTTTCAGGCGCGTGAAGCGGTAACGAGTATGCATATTAGTGAAGACGTCGAAAAGTACATTGTCGCTATTATCATGGCTACGCGCAAACCTGAACGTTACACTGATAGCCCACTTAAAGACTGGATAGCCGTTGGTTCGAGTCCGCGTGCAACGATAACCCTGGACAAATGTGCTCGTGCGCAAGCCTGGCTAAATGGCAAAGATTACGTCGATCCTGACGATGTTCGTTCTATTGTTGCCGATGTGCTGCGTCACCGCATTGCCTTGAGTTATGAAGCGCAAGCCGATGGCGTGACAACTGACGATGTCATTAGTGAAATCATCAAGCAAGTTGCTGTAATTTAA
- a CDS encoding DUF58 domain-containing protein has product MMREQALDERIHTSLKHLMRLKHHAHGFSFLPKQPVKSVLMGRKRSTIRGRGLDFVELRDYRPGDDIRSMDWRVTNRMRKPYVRIYAEEKDRPVMIIVDQRRGMFFGSQWKMKSVIAAELAALTAWKALDDGDRIGFIFLGDENFVECPPTRSRAKIQQYMALLAKFNQRLTATGSGKKQVLSMPELLAKSEKLITHDYLVIVISDFNERQSRVLTSLSKITEHNDIIVYYVADSLEHDIAKLQDMVVGDGEFQMQIDATNQALVDDYNAYTRAAIKAISQTFAKHNIPMLSFNTHDDVAKQIRQYLGAA; this is encoded by the coding sequence ATGATGAGAGAGCAAGCGCTAGATGAAAGAATTCATACCTCATTAAAGCATTTGATGCGCCTTAAGCATCATGCACACGGTTTTAGTTTTTTACCAAAACAACCAGTGAAAAGTGTTTTAATGGGCCGTAAACGATCGACCATACGTGGTCGGGGTTTAGACTTTGTCGAACTGCGAGATTATCGCCCCGGCGATGATATTCGCTCGATGGATTGGCGTGTAACCAATCGAATGCGCAAACCTTATGTTCGGATTTATGCCGAGGAAAAAGACCGTCCTGTGATGATTATTGTTGATCAGCGCAGAGGTATGTTTTTTGGTAGTCAGTGGAAAATGAAGTCGGTTATTGCTGCGGAACTCGCTGCGCTTACCGCATGGAAGGCCCTTGACGACGGTGATCGCATAGGCTTTATCTTTTTAGGTGATGAAAATTTTGTTGAATGCCCACCGACGCGAAGTCGCGCTAAAATTCAGCAATATATGGCGCTACTTGCTAAATTTAATCAAAGGTTAACGGCAACAGGTAGTGGCAAAAAACAAGTACTTTCTATGCCTGAGTTACTCGCTAAATCGGAAAAACTCATTACTCATGATTATCTTGTTATTGTGATTTCAGATTTCAATGAGCGCCAATCAAGGGTGTTGACTAGCCTGTCAAAAATTACAGAGCACAATGATATCATCGTGTACTACGTAGCCGACTCGCTTGAGCATGACATTGCTAAATTACAAGACATGGTCGTCGGCGACGGTGAATTTCAAATGCAAATTGATGCAACCAATCAAGCGCTAGTCGATGATTACAACGCATACACAAGAGCTGCGATTAAAGCTATTTCGCAAACCTTTGCCAAACACAATATTCCCATGTTGAGTTTTAATACCCATGACGATGTCGCTAAGCAAATTCGTCAGTATCTAGGAGCGGCATAA
- a CDS encoding vWA domain-containing protein — MFEVVYPWLLLLLPLPWFVRFIPEYKQQTHMVTVPFFKYLIDVSGEKPQSGAEVVKPNKLQRFVLLTTWCLLVLAAAKPQLLGEPIEQTKTGRDLMVAVDASGSMSAQDFEISPGENVDRLTVVKSVLQELATQREKDRLGLIIFGSAAYLQMPFSEDHKTWLTLLNELQIAMAGPSTVIGDAVGLAIKHFEESDTDNRVLIILTDGNDSGSKVPPVDAAKIAQTYGVKIYTIAIGDPRTVGEQKLDTETLERMAEITGGGYFQALDTQELANAYQAIADIEQQEFSSISFRPKSSLHHVLIGIALMLNLLMIFYLSMTNKSKVAG; from the coding sequence ATGTTTGAAGTTGTATACCCGTGGTTACTCTTGTTATTACCACTGCCTTGGTTCGTACGATTTATACCCGAGTATAAACAGCAAACTCATATGGTGACGGTACCGTTTTTTAAGTACCTCATCGATGTCTCAGGTGAAAAACCGCAAAGTGGTGCCGAGGTTGTTAAGCCCAATAAACTACAGCGCTTTGTTTTACTAACAACTTGGTGCTTATTGGTGCTAGCGGCGGCAAAACCACAATTACTAGGTGAACCAATCGAACAAACTAAAACAGGCCGTGATTTGATGGTTGCGGTTGACGCTTCGGGATCAATGAGTGCGCAAGATTTTGAAATATCGCCAGGCGAAAATGTTGACCGGTTAACTGTGGTTAAATCGGTATTACAAGAATTGGCGACTCAACGCGAGAAAGATCGTTTAGGTTTGATTATTTTTGGCTCGGCTGCCTATTTACAAATGCCGTTTAGTGAAGATCACAAAACCTGGCTGACGTTACTCAATGAGTTGCAAATTGCGATGGCAGGACCTAGCACCGTAATTGGTGATGCTGTTGGCTTGGCGATTAAGCATTTTGAAGAGAGTGATACCGATAACAGGGTGTTAATTATACTCACTGACGGCAATGACTCAGGCAGTAAAGTGCCCCCAGTAGATGCCGCTAAAATAGCGCAAACCTATGGTGTGAAAATTTATACCATCGCGATTGGTGACCCAAGAACGGTAGGCGAGCAAAAGCTCGATACAGAGACGCTTGAGCGCATGGCTGAAATAACTGGTGGTGGTTACTTCCAAGCACTCGATACGCAAGAGTTAGCCAATGCTTATCAGGCGATTGCCGATATTGAGCAGCAAGAGTTTTCATCGATTAGCTTTCGACCGAAAAGCAGTTTGCATCACGTGTTAATCGGTATTGCATTAATGCTTAATCTCTTGATGATTTTTTATTTAAGTATGACAAACAAGTCAAAGGTGGCTGGATAG
- a CDS encoding DUF4381 domain-containing protein, with protein MSQETVPIEMPFGNYALQGMSEIALPDPLPILPLAPAWKYVFILLTAYLVYRIVKQTIYAVNNRYRKQAKQQLMLLAANTPSHAGLSDMAQLLKGTSLYVFERDQIASLTGRQWFDLLNQQANQEVFDDETVNLLSANLYKKPSEEVDAAKWQQIVSQITTWLTVHPYTGVRPLVKPITLPSLKLLRGQKDV; from the coding sequence ATGAGTCAAGAAACTGTGCCTATTGAAATGCCGTTTGGCAATTATGCGCTGCAGGGAATGTCTGAAATAGCTTTACCTGATCCATTGCCCATTCTCCCGCTGGCACCTGCTTGGAAGTACGTTTTTATCCTATTAACGGCTTACTTAGTCTATCGCATAGTCAAACAAACTATTTATGCAGTAAACAATCGCTACCGCAAACAAGCGAAACAACAACTCATGTTACTCGCAGCAAATACGCCGAGCCATGCGGGGCTTAGTGACATGGCGCAATTGTTAAAAGGAACATCACTGTACGTCTTTGAGCGCGACCAAATTGCTTCATTAACTGGCCGGCAATGGTTTGATTTGTTAAACCAGCAAGCTAACCAAGAGGTCTTTGATGACGAAACGGTCAACTTACTCAGTGCTAATTTGTATAAAAAACCTAGCGAAGAAGTTGACGCTGCGAAGTGGCAGCAAATTGTTAGTCAAATTACCACTTGGCTCACTGTTCACCCTTATACAGGTGTTAGACCATTAGTTAAGCCGATAACGTTGCCAAGCTTGAAGTTATTGAGAGGGCAAAAGGATGTTTGA